A single genomic interval of Monodelphis domestica isolate mMonDom1 chromosome X, mMonDom1.pri, whole genome shotgun sequence harbors:
- the LOC100025095 gene encoding THO complex subunit 3-like gives MASWRDDGPSAYMFEMQKRFRDHNKTKEYQEHTAAVLSVAWSCNGARLASGSLDKTAGVFLLKDNGLVKESSYQGHTDSIDQLCWHPSNPDLFVTASGDRSVRIWDVRHNRCASNIKTKGENMNICWSPDGLTIAVGNRNDVITFIDARTHRVKAEEHFKYEVNEISWNNENNLFFLTNGNGFITILSYPELKPVQSLNAHPSNCICIKFDPTGTYFATGSADSLVSLWDLNEMVCVRCLSRLDWPVRTLSFSHDGKMIASASEDHFIDIAEVETGNKVWDIQCESPTFTVAWHPKFPLLAFACDDKVGEPGECRETGIVKLFGLPNDSKDN, from the coding sequence ATGGCGAGCTGGAGGGACGATGGCCCTTCGGCCTACATGTTCGAGATGCAGAAGAGGTTCCGTGACCACAACAAGACCAAAGAGTACCAGGAGCACACTGCCGCAGTGCTCTCAGTGGCCTGGAGCTGTAATGGGGCCCGCCTGGCATCGGGCTCCCTCGATAAGACAGCCGGAGTCTTCCTCCTAAAAGATAACGGCCTAGTGAAGGAGTCCAGCTACCAAGGGCACACGGACAGCATCGACCAGCTGTGCTGGCACCCCAGCAACCCCGATCTCTTCGTCACCGCATCCGGGGACAGGAGTGTTCGCATTTGGGATGTTCGTCACAACAGGTGTGCCAGCAACATCAAAACCAAAGGTGAGAACATGAATATCTGTTGGAGCCCCGATGGCCTCACTATTGCTGTGGGCAATCGAAATGATGTCATTACGTTCATCGATGCCCGCACTCATCGTGTGAAGGCCGAGGAACACTTTAAGTATGAGGTTAATGAGATCTCCTGGAATAACGAGAATAATCTCTTTTTCCTGACCAATGGGAACGGCTTCATCACTATTCTCAGTTACCCAGAACTAAAGCCGGTGCAGTCGCTTAATGCCCATCCCTCTAACTGCATCTGTATCAAATTTGATCCAACCGGCACATATTTTGCCACAGGAAGTGCTGATTCCCTCGTGAGTCTCTGGGATCTCAATGAGATGGTGTGTGTGAGGTGTCTCTCCAGGCTCGATTGGCCTGTGAGAACCCTCAGTTTCAGCCACGATGGGAAGATGATTGCGTCTGCGTCTGAGGATCATTTCATCGATATTGCCGAGGTGGAGACAGGAAACAAGGTGTGGGATATACAGTGTGAGTCCCCAACCTTCACCGTGGCCTGGCACCCCAAATTTCCACTGCTAGCCTTTGCCTGTGACGACAAAGTCGGTGAGCCTGGGGAATGCCGGGAAACTGGAATTGTGAAACTGTTTGGCCTTCCTAATGACTCCAAAGATAACTAA